The Rhodothermales bacterium region TTTCCCGGCGCTCACGAAAGGAGATACCGGGTCCGCGCCTGGATGCCGGTGGGACTCTTGCCAGACGCTTCGTGGAGGACATCCTGCCGTTCTCGCTCACGGCAGGCCAGCGAGCTGCCCTGGAAGATATCACGGCAGATACGACATCCGGACATCAGATGAACCGGCTGATCCAGGGCGACGTCGGGTGTGGCAAGACAGTTGTCGCAGTTGCGGCGATGCTGCTTGCGGTCGACAGCGGATTTCAGGCCGCGTTCATGGCTCCTACCGAAATCCTTGCCGAGCAACACTACGGCAATCTCGTGCGGTACCTGCATCCGCTCGGCATTCGAACGGATCTGCTTCTGGGGCGACACACAAAGAAAGAAAAGGAGGCGATTCTGGCGCGAGCCAAAACGGGCCAGTCCAATGTTCTCGTCGGTACACACGCACTTATCCAGGATACGGTGGACTTTCGGTCGCTTGGTCTGGCGGTCGTAGACGAGCAACACCGATTCGGTGTAATGCAGCGTGCGAAGATGCTCGCAAAAGGCGACAGTCCCCACGTCCTTCTAATGACCGCCACGCCCATTCCGCGGTCACTCGCGATGACACTTTACGGCGATCTTGAAGTGTCGGTAATCCGCGATCTTCCACCCGGGCGAAGTCCCGTCGACACGCAGCTCTATTTTGACAATCGGAGAGACGATGTCTATCTGTTTCTGCGATCGCAGATCGAGGCGGGTAGGCAGGCTTATGTCGTGTATCCGCTCGTTGAGGAAAGCGAGAAGCTGGATCTCAAGGACGCTCAGACAGGCCACGAAAAACTGCAGGCGCTCTTCCCCGACAGTCGCGTTGATCTCATTCATGGTCGCATGAAGGGCGAGGAGAAGGACGCCGCCATGCAGCGTTTCAAGGCGGGCAAGACCGACATCCTTGTCGCGACGACCGTGATCGAAGTAGGCGTCGACGTGCCGAACGCTACCGTGATGGTAATCGAGCATGCGGAGCGTTTCGGCCTGAGTCAGTTGCATCAGCTCCGAGGCCGTGTGGGCCGCGGATCAAGCAAGAGCTACTGCGTGCTCATGGCCGACTACAAGCGTTCGGCAGAATCGCGCGAACGACTCCAGGCCATGGTCGACACGACGGATGGATTCAGAATCAGCGAAGTGGACCTGAGAGTTCGCGGTGCCGGCGACTTCTTCGGGACGCGGCAGAGCGGACTTCCAGATCTTCGAATCGCCGACCTCGTCGCAGACCTCGACATTCTCGAGGAGGCCCGCGAAGCAGCCACGAAGCTGCTGAGACAGGACGCATTTCTGAGTCAGCAGCAGCATCGCGACGTGCGTGACTACTTCGAGCAGTTCTACGCCCGGCGGGGAATGAAGCTTGCGCGCGTCGGGTAGACGTGGCGCAGCCGCTCAGTGAACATAGCTTCCCGCGTTGACGTCGATCGTACTGCCCGTTGCGTGATCCGCGAGACCGCTGGCAAGGAAGGTCACAATAGTCGCGACATCGTCGGGCTCTGTAAGTGTATTCAGTGCAAGGTCGTCGACGACGTACTGTTCACCATGCTCATCTATGACGTCCTGGGCCATGGCGGTCCGGGTCCAGCCCGGTGCCACGTTGAAGGCGAGGACACCCTGCCGGCCGAACGCCCGGGCGATGGAGCGCGTGAGCGCAACTACGCCGCCCTTCGACGCAGCATAATCCATGTACTCCTTCGTGTCACCACGAAAAGCCGCTCGGGACGATATGTTGATGATGCGTCCGCCACCCCGCGTAGTGAAATGTTGAACCGCAAGTCGGCAGAGCAGCGTGACAGACTTCAGGTTGACATTCAGCGTCGTGTCCCACGCTTCCTCCCACGCACGACCTGTTTCTGTCTCGTCAACGCGAACGGCCACACCGGCATTGTTCACGACAATATCCAGTCCGCCGAAAGCAGCGACAGCATCGTCGAACAGGTTGCGAACCTCTTGCATATCCTCCAGATCGGCTCGAAAGATCTGAGATCCTGGCACTCGTTGCGCAAGATCCTTGACTTCCGTCTCGCCCGATCGATAGTGCAGCCCGACGCGTGCACCGGCCTCGCCCAG contains the following coding sequences:
- the recG gene encoding ATP-dependent DNA helicase RecG, which translates into the protein MAVTFLSESIQYLKGIGPTRYDVLSRAGIRTMRDLLQNFPRRYLDRSSIVPIRNLSEGDDAVTVVGTVLAAGAIPGRRGRRFEVTFEDEDGARAKCVWFQQVAWVSRVFSVGDRVAFHGKPQKYGRFLSFSHPDFDKLDEEGPALDTGRIISLYPGSAALQKVGLTSRAMRRSIYGLFRDHGEKIPEILPRWIRSDYRLIEGRVALRAAHFPKSHAELESGIRRLKFEELFFIQLMLGLSRRSRKEIPGPRLDAGGTLARRFVEDILPFSLTAGQRAALEDITADTTSGHQMNRLIQGDVGCGKTVVAVAAMLLAVDSGFQAAFMAPTEILAEQHYGNLVRYLHPLGIRTDLLLGRHTKKEKEAILARAKTGQSNVLVGTHALIQDTVDFRSLGLAVVDEQHRFGVMQRAKMLAKGDSPHVLLMTATPIPRSLAMTLYGDLEVSVIRDLPPGRSPVDTQLYFDNRRDDVYLFLRSQIEAGRQAYVVYPLVEESEKLDLKDAQTGHEKLQALFPDSRVDLIHGRMKGEEKDAAMQRFKAGKTDILVATTVIEVGVDVPNATVMVIEHAERFGLSQLHQLRGRVGRGSSKSYCVLMADYKRSAESRERLQAMVDTTDGFRISEVDLRVRGAGDFFGTRQSGLPDLRIADLVADLDILEEAREAATKLLRQDAFLSQQQHRDVRDYFEQFYARRGMKLARVG
- a CDS encoding SDR family oxidoreductase, producing MHIDLNGKSALVTGASRGIGAAIALRLGEAGARVGLHYRSGETEVKDLAQRVPGSQIFRADLEDMQEVRNLFDDAVAAFGGLDIVVNNAGVAVRVDETETGRAWEEAWDTTLNVNLKSVTLLCRLAVQHFTTRGGGRIINISSRAAFRGDTKEYMDYAASKGGVVALTRSIARAFGRQGVLAFNVAPGWTRTAMAQDVIDEHGEQYVVDDLALNTLTEPDDVATIVTFLASGLADHATGSTIDVNAGSYVH